Proteins encoded within one genomic window of Tidjanibacter massiliensis:
- a CDS encoding DUF898 family protein, whose amino-acid sequence MMRSYFCIDLKGKSLFLPFLAAWAAAVGGTLLFLRFAERYASPEPLLDWSFAAFAMCCLLFVVVMQAACCFALYFFVRATAGGMALSGERFEADYPPRRYAALCTKGILLGTVTLGVYLPWFIRDVVRYFAEGTSFRFHALEFRGSASALFSYAVLLCVAPAFVVYSLVPVVMMRASAGTEGMYVLCWFLYILLLAFVCVYRAVAVKWFVDFTYGGKRLLSTVCGWRAGCFVFGQALLVLVTLGLYYPMALLRVWRYYVGRLVLGREEVEDRFGFTMQPGRNYLFVLGQLLLTVVTLGLYFPWAYARVASLLVGRSYVEVQEERGREPMPECTL is encoded by the coding sequence ATGATGAGGAGTTATTTCTGTATTGACCTGAAGGGAAAATCGCTGTTTCTCCCTTTTTTGGCGGCGTGGGCGGCGGCTGTCGGCGGAACGCTGCTTTTCCTCCGTTTTGCGGAGCGGTATGCGTCGCCCGAACCGTTGCTGGATTGGTCGTTCGCGGCCTTTGCGATGTGCTGCCTGCTGTTTGTTGTCGTGATGCAGGCGGCCTGCTGTTTCGCCCTCTACTTTTTCGTGCGGGCTACGGCGGGCGGCATGGCGCTCTCCGGCGAGCGGTTCGAGGCCGACTACCCGCCCCGGCGTTATGCGGCACTCTGTACGAAGGGTATCCTGCTCGGTACGGTGACGCTGGGTGTCTACCTGCCCTGGTTCATCCGGGATGTGGTGCGTTATTTCGCCGAGGGGACTTCGTTCCGTTTCCATGCGCTGGAGTTCCGTGGAAGCGCTTCGGCCCTGTTCAGTTATGCGGTGCTTCTTTGCGTGGCTCCGGCTTTTGTCGTGTACTCGCTGGTGCCGGTCGTGATGATGCGGGCTTCGGCCGGGACGGAGGGGATGTATGTGCTTTGCTGGTTCCTCTATATTTTGCTGCTGGCCTTCGTCTGTGTGTACAGGGCGGTGGCCGTGAAATGGTTCGTTGATTTCACTTACGGCGGCAAACGGTTGCTCTCGACGGTGTGCGGCTGGCGGGCCGGATGTTTCGTTTTTGGACAGGCTCTGCTTGTGTTGGTCACGCTGGGCCTCTATTATCCCATGGCCCTGCTTCGGGTGTGGCGGTATTATGTGGGGCGGCTGGTGCTCGGACGGGAAGAGGTTGAAGACCGGTTCGGATTCACCATGCAGCCCGGCCGCAACTACCTGTTCGTCCTCGGACAACTGTTGCTGACGGTCGTGACGCTCGGACTCTATTTCCCGTGGGCATACGCCCGTGTGGCCTCGCTTCTCGTGGGACGTTCCTATGTCGAGGTGCAGGAGGAGCGCGGCAGGGAGCCTATGCCGGAATGTACCTTGTGA
- a CDS encoding 23S rRNA (pseudouridine(1915)-N(3))-methyltransferase RlmH, protein MGIDLILVGKTDSAEIAALMADYSKRISRYARFSVVFLPDVRNAGKLPVQIQKQAEGEMILRQTAPGDYVVLLDEKGTEMRSVEFAAWLGGKLTGSARRICFIVGGPYGFSGEVYARADAMLSLSRMTFSHQLVRTLFTEQLYRAFSILHHAPYHHE, encoded by the coding sequence ATGGGAATAGACCTCATACTCGTAGGCAAAACCGACTCGGCGGAGATAGCCGCCCTCATGGCGGACTATTCGAAACGCATCAGCCGATACGCCAGATTCTCCGTCGTTTTTCTTCCCGACGTCCGCAACGCCGGGAAACTGCCCGTACAGATACAGAAACAGGCCGAAGGAGAGATGATACTCCGACAGACAGCGCCGGGCGACTACGTCGTACTGCTCGACGAAAAGGGAACGGAGATGCGCTCGGTGGAGTTCGCCGCGTGGCTCGGAGGAAAACTCACCGGCAGTGCCCGACGGATATGTTTCATCGTGGGAGGCCCCTACGGTTTCTCCGGCGAAGTCTATGCCAGGGCCGATGCCATGCTTTCGCTTTCGCGCATGACCTTCTCCCACCAACTCGTACGCACCCTCTTCACCGAACAGCTCTACCGCGCCTTCTCCATCCTGCACCATGCCCCTTACCATCACGAATGA
- a CDS encoding YhjD/YihY/BrkB family envelope integrity protein: MKSFFKKAKKFVGHDVWEKTEADFSSRKEWWFVRQARLILYTAQGVQHHNTVVRSAALTFFTLMSLVPMLALAFGIIKGFGLETALENYLFERFSENSALIRYILNFANNVLVRTSGGLVAASGLVVLVWAAIRVFGNVENAFNTIWEVQKPRSLTRRASTYAAVIFVMPLLAVMLALVLSYIRTLIANYASIPYSVLYAIGSFAVLWLLFAGAYKIIPNTKVRFRHAAMAALIAAIAFSVFQLVYVTLQSGVSSYNIIYGSFAAVPLFLFWIQASWQIVLFGAELSFSYQNVESFVQEQDAASVSYDNRRKVMLASLTVIIRSFMRGEGGISSEAIARELKLPVRLVRDINYTLDEAGMILPISSDKSQKTKIYVPARDIHTLTLHEAVRAVERAGSAVRDLCGNRYLREISGIMDEIDRKIDTSDDNILLMELIKDGDNDNRER; this comes from the coding sequence ATGAAATCGTTTTTCAAAAAAGCCAAGAAATTCGTCGGACACGACGTCTGGGAGAAGACGGAAGCCGACTTCTCCTCCCGCAAAGAGTGGTGGTTCGTCCGTCAGGCCCGCCTCATCCTCTACACCGCGCAGGGTGTACAGCATCACAATACGGTCGTCCGCTCGGCGGCGCTCACCTTTTTCACGCTCATGTCGCTCGTTCCGATGCTCGCGCTGGCATTCGGCATCATCAAGGGATTCGGACTGGAAACAGCCCTTGAGAACTACCTTTTCGAAAGATTCTCGGAGAACAGCGCACTGATAAGATACATCCTCAACTTCGCCAACAACGTACTCGTGCGCACGAGCGGCGGACTCGTCGCCGCGAGCGGACTCGTCGTACTCGTATGGGCGGCAATCCGTGTCTTCGGCAACGTCGAAAACGCATTCAACACGATATGGGAGGTCCAGAAGCCACGCAGCCTGACAAGACGTGCGAGCACCTATGCCGCAGTGATATTCGTCATGCCGCTGCTGGCCGTCATGCTCGCGCTGGTACTCTCCTACATCCGGACACTCATCGCCAACTACGCCTCCATTCCGTACAGCGTACTCTACGCCATCGGTTCGTTCGCAGTGCTGTGGCTCCTCTTCGCAGGCGCCTACAAAATCATTCCGAACACCAAAGTGCGCTTCCGCCACGCGGCGATGGCGGCCCTCATCGCCGCGATTGCCTTCTCCGTATTCCAACTCGTATATGTCACGCTGCAGAGCGGCGTATCGTCCTACAACATCATCTACGGCAGCTTTGCCGCAGTCCCCCTGTTTCTGTTCTGGATACAGGCAAGCTGGCAAATCGTCCTCTTCGGAGCCGAACTCTCGTTCTCCTACCAGAACGTGGAGAGTTTCGTGCAGGAACAGGACGCCGCGAGTGTCAGCTACGACAACCGACGCAAAGTGATGCTCGCCTCCCTCACGGTCATCATACGGAGTTTCATGCGCGGCGAAGGAGGCATCTCCTCCGAGGCGATAGCGCGGGAGCTGAAACTTCCCGTCCGACTGGTGAGGGACATCAACTATACGCTCGACGAGGCGGGGATGATACTCCCCATATCCTCGGACAAAAGCCAGAAGACGAAGATATACGTTCCGGCACGCGACATACACACCCTCACACTGCACGAAGCCGTGCGGGCGGTCGAACGGGCCGGTTCCGCGGTACGCGACTTGTGCGGCAACCGCTATCTGCGCGAAATCTCCGGCATCATGGATGAAATCGACAGAAAGATAGACACGTCGGACGACAACATACTTCTGATGGAGCTTATAAAGGATGGAGATAACGATAATAGGGAGCGGTAA
- the rpoN gene encoding RNA polymerase factor sigma-54: MPAINQKQVLKQLQKLSPQQIQMIKLLELPTLQLEQRVKQEIEENPVLEEEQQTAEESTEDNGMPKEVSMEEYLKEAETPAYKSYVNNYSRDDKARQVVLFEGMSMHEYLTEQLSYREMPQEQFEIARYIIGNIDDDGYLRLDLQSISDDIAFNYGKEIDIPELEEGLRVVQSLEPPGVGARDIRECLLLQLERRSNLTAAQVLAKRILENCFTEFTKKHFEKIMGRLGISEEQFRAAIEEIQRLSPKPGNLYNEGGNIASPYVIPDFILDERDGELMLRLNSYNVPELKINRKYADMIRQMAHSSGNPSQEDKEALQFVKNKIDSAKWFISAIKQRQDTLMRTMQAIVDYQREYFLDGNESKLKPMILKDIADMTGLDVSTISRVVNSKYVQTGFGIISLKQLFSEAMQTDSGEEVSSYEIKNILSECIDREDKRKPLTDEALMEILNNMGYHIARRTVAKYREMLGIPVARLRKEL; encoded by the coding sequence ATGCCCGCAATTAACCAGAAACAAGTTTTAAAACAGCTTCAGAAGCTATCGCCGCAGCAGATACAGATGATAAAGCTGCTCGAACTGCCTACCTTGCAGTTGGAACAGCGCGTCAAACAGGAGATTGAGGAGAACCCGGTACTCGAAGAGGAACAGCAGACCGCCGAAGAGAGCACCGAGGACAACGGCATGCCTAAAGAGGTGTCGATGGAAGAGTACCTCAAGGAGGCCGAAACGCCCGCCTATAAATCCTATGTCAATAACTATTCGCGCGACGACAAGGCCCGGCAGGTGGTGCTGTTCGAGGGAATGAGCATGCACGAGTACCTGACGGAACAGCTCTCTTACCGTGAAATGCCTCAGGAACAGTTCGAAATAGCCCGTTACATCATAGGCAACATAGACGACGACGGTTACCTGCGGCTCGACCTGCAGTCCATTTCCGACGACATCGCATTCAATTACGGCAAGGAGATAGACATACCGGAACTGGAGGAGGGGCTCCGTGTGGTACAGTCGCTCGAACCGCCCGGGGTGGGAGCCCGCGACATACGGGAGTGCCTGTTGCTGCAGTTGGAGCGCCGCAGCAATCTGACTGCTGCCCAGGTGCTGGCCAAACGGATTCTGGAGAACTGTTTCACGGAGTTTACCAAGAAACATTTCGAGAAGATAATGGGGCGTCTCGGAATAAGCGAGGAGCAGTTCCGTGCCGCCATCGAGGAGATACAGCGCCTTTCGCCCAAGCCGGGCAACCTCTACAACGAGGGAGGGAACATCGCCTCGCCCTACGTGATACCCGATTTCATCCTCGACGAGCGGGACGGCGAACTGATGCTCCGGCTGAACTCCTACAACGTCCCCGAACTGAAGATAAACCGCAAATACGCCGACATGATACGGCAGATGGCACACTCCTCCGGCAATCCGTCGCAGGAGGACAAGGAGGCTCTCCAGTTCGTGAAGAACAAGATAGATTCCGCCAAATGGTTCATATCGGCCATCAAGCAGCGGCAGGATACGCTGATGCGGACGATGCAGGCCATCGTGGATTATCAGCGGGAGTATTTCCTCGACGGTAATGAGAGTAAACTCAAACCGATGATATTGAAGGATATCGCCGATATGACGGGGCTCGACGTCTCCACTATTTCGCGGGTGGTGAACAGCAAGTACGTCCAGACGGGATTCGGTATCATCTCCCTCAAGCAGCTCTTTTCGGAGGCGATGCAGACCGACAGCGGCGAGGAGGTCTCCTCATACGAAATCAAGAACATTCTCTCCGAGTGTATCGACCGGGAGGATAAGCGCAAACCGCTGACGGATGAGGCACTCATGGAGATACTCAACAACATGGGCTACCATATCGCCCGGCGTACGGTGGCCAAATACCGCGAGATGCTCGGAATTCCGGTGGCCCGGCTCCGCAAGGAACTCTGA
- the asnS gene encoding asparagine--tRNA ligase, producing MSEVKRTMVAELLRSGRVDTEVVVKGWVRTKRGNKNVAFIALNDGSTINNIQIVADVAAFDGELLKRITTGACICARGLLVESAGSGQRVEIQARELEVYGEADPETYPLQKKGHTLEFLREIAHLRPRTNTFGAVLRIRHAMAFAIHKFFNDKGFYYLHTPIITASDAEGAGAMFQVTTLDLKNPPRTEEGRIDYSQDFFGRSTNLTVSGQLEGELGATALSQIYTFGPTFRAENSNTPRHLAEFWMIEPEMAFYELEDNMDLAEEFLKYLIRYALDNCMEDLEFLNKMYDDGLVERLRSVVAEEFVRLDYTEGVEILKASGEKFEFPVEWGCDLQSEHERYLVERHFRKPVILINYPKEIKAFYMKQNDDGKTVRAMDVLFPKIGEIIGGSEREADYGKLDARIRELGMSMDTLWWYMDTRRFGSAPHSGFGLGFERLLLFVTGMANIRDVIPFPRTPKNAEF from the coding sequence ATGTCGGAAGTGAAAAGGACGATGGTCGCGGAGCTGCTGCGCTCCGGCCGGGTGGATACCGAAGTGGTCGTAAAGGGATGGGTACGTACCAAGAGGGGAAACAAGAACGTGGCGTTCATCGCCCTCAACGACGGTTCGACAATTAACAATATCCAGATAGTGGCCGATGTCGCCGCTTTCGACGGCGAATTGTTGAAGCGGATAACCACCGGCGCCTGCATCTGCGCGCGCGGTTTGCTTGTCGAATCGGCCGGTTCCGGCCAGCGTGTCGAAATACAGGCGCGGGAGCTGGAGGTGTACGGCGAGGCCGACCCCGAAACGTATCCGCTTCAGAAGAAGGGCCATACGCTCGAATTCCTGCGTGAGATAGCGCATCTGCGTCCGCGTACCAATACTTTCGGTGCGGTGCTGCGCATCCGCCACGCGATGGCCTTTGCCATCCACAAATTTTTTAACGACAAGGGATTTTACTATTTGCATACGCCTATCATAACGGCTTCCGATGCGGAGGGTGCCGGCGCCATGTTCCAGGTGACGACGCTCGACCTGAAGAATCCGCCCCGTACCGAAGAGGGGAGGATAGACTATTCGCAGGATTTCTTCGGCCGCTCCACGAACCTGACCGTGTCGGGGCAGTTGGAGGGCGAGCTGGGAGCTACTGCACTTTCGCAGATATATACCTTCGGGCCTACATTCCGTGCGGAGAATTCCAACACGCCGCGCCATTTGGCCGAGTTCTGGATGATTGAGCCGGAGATGGCGTTCTACGAGCTGGAGGACAACATGGACCTGGCCGAGGAGTTCCTCAAATACCTGATTCGCTATGCGCTCGACAACTGCATGGAGGACCTCGAATTCCTGAACAAGATGTACGACGACGGCCTTGTCGAACGGCTCCGTTCGGTCGTGGCGGAAGAGTTCGTCCGGCTGGACTACACCGAAGGGGTGGAGATACTCAAGGCCAGCGGCGAGAAGTTCGAGTTCCCGGTGGAGTGGGGATGCGACCTGCAGAGCGAACACGAACGCTATCTGGTGGAGAGGCATTTCCGGAAACCGGTCATCCTCATCAACTATCCGAAGGAAATCAAGGCGTTCTACATGAAACAGAACGACGACGGCAAGACCGTCCGCGCCATGGACGTGCTCTTCCCGAAGATAGGCGAGATAATCGGCGGCTCGGAGCGGGAGGCCGATTACGGTAAACTCGATGCGCGCATCAGGGAGCTCGGCATGAGTATGGATACGCTCTGGTGGTACATGGATACGCGCCGTTTCGGTTCGGCACCCCACAGCGGTTTCGGTCTCGGTTTCGAGCGGTTGTTGCTGTTCGTGACCGGCATGGCGAATATCCGCGACGTGATACCTTTTCCGCGCACTCCCAAGAATGCGGAGTTCTGA
- a CDS encoding KdsC family phosphatase has product MGNFKEDIARTEAFVFDVDGVFTDGNIMPLADGDFLRAYNAKDGYAVSYAVRQGYKIFIVTGGRGDILYKRFSYLGVTELHVNVSDKIAVLSGIMERHSLDPENVLFMGDDIPDLECMQAVGLPVCPADASCEIIEASRYVSEFPGGHGCVRDIIEQVLRAQGNWARHLKGIHAVSA; this is encoded by the coding sequence ATGGGAAACTTCAAAGAGGACATAGCACGGACCGAGGCGTTCGTATTCGACGTAGACGGAGTATTCACCGACGGGAACATCATGCCTCTGGCCGACGGCGATTTTCTGCGCGCCTACAATGCCAAGGACGGCTATGCGGTAAGCTACGCCGTCAGGCAGGGATACAAGATATTCATCGTTACGGGCGGCCGCGGCGACATTCTTTACAAACGTTTCAGCTATCTCGGCGTCACCGAGCTGCATGTCAACGTATCCGATAAGATAGCCGTTCTGAGCGGAATCATGGAACGGCACTCCCTCGACCCGGAAAACGTCCTGTTCATGGGCGACGACATTCCCGACCTGGAGTGTATGCAGGCGGTAGGACTCCCCGTCTGCCCGGCAGATGCCTCATGCGAAATCATCGAGGCTTCGCGCTACGTATCGGAATTCCCCGGCGGCCACGGCTGTGTACGCGACATCATCGAACAGGTGCTGCGGGCACAGGGGAATTGGGCACGCCACCTGAAAGGGATACATGCGGTATCGGCCTGA
- a CDS encoding glycoside hydrolase family 2 protein → MKPLYRYLFAAMLPAAALSPMYASSPADTTAVTAKAPLPLPATGYEGRLLRSEFMSYTIRQNAANDDREAEWNYLPVENFTQSRTADGNIVYTATVELPEFWADRIIMLHCEGGRNSHRVSVNGTAVGSARDSGTPSEFELPNAVAGRTNTLRIELTADTDEPESGLRRQRADLTSCFLYSQPRTRIWDYDVSTVLTGSDGELTARVVVENRYPSEETFSLCFDVFSPEGRVEEYGTKRVTLPAGDRDTVTLRATIYGAGKKLWSAEKPALYRLTLFVRKGDRILEYVPVNVGFGTVSHAEGRVYRNGKPVELRPARCNATTPAALRREIAALKKEGFNTLWPDTPQPWWFYDICDRTGMYVIDQANINTSYETGNRRIGGCLSNDPAWLPEYMERTQAMFRRSHTHPCIVAWSLGGQSGNGFNLYRTYLWLRTADPNRPILYDGAGGEWNNDLPLTR, encoded by the coding sequence ATGAAACCACTTTACAGATACCTCTTCGCGGCAATGCTCCCGGCAGCCGCCCTCTCCCCGATGTACGCTTCCTCCCCCGCCGACACGACGGCGGTGACAGCGAAAGCCCCGCTGCCCCTCCCCGCCACCGGATACGAGGGACGGCTTCTGCGCAGCGAATTCATGAGCTACACCATCCGACAGAACGCCGCGAACGACGACCGGGAGGCCGAATGGAACTATCTCCCGGTAGAGAACTTCACCCAAAGCCGTACCGCCGACGGAAACATCGTCTATACGGCAACGGTGGAACTGCCGGAGTTCTGGGCCGACCGCATCATCATGCTGCACTGCGAAGGGGGGCGCAACAGCCACCGCGTCTCGGTCAACGGCACGGCGGTCGGCTCTGCCCGCGACAGCGGCACCCCCTCGGAGTTCGAGCTGCCGAATGCCGTAGCGGGCCGCACGAACACGCTCCGCATCGAACTGACCGCCGACACGGACGAACCCGAATCGGGACTCCGCCGGCAGCGGGCCGACCTCACCTCGTGTTTCCTCTATTCCCAGCCGCGCACCCGCATCTGGGATTATGACGTGTCCACCGTCCTGACCGGCAGTGACGGCGAACTGACCGCCCGCGTCGTCGTCGAGAACCGTTACCCTTCTGAAGAGACCTTTTCACTCTGTTTCGATGTCTTCTCGCCCGAAGGACGGGTGGAAGAGTACGGCACGAAACGCGTAACGCTCCCGGCCGGAGACCGCGACACAGTCACGCTGCGGGCCACGATATACGGAGCGGGGAAAAAGCTGTGGAGCGCCGAGAAGCCCGCCCTCTACCGACTCACCCTCTTCGTCCGCAAGGGAGACCGCATCCTCGAATACGTTCCCGTAAACGTGGGCTTCGGCACCGTCTCCCATGCCGAAGGGAGAGTCTATCGCAACGGGAAACCCGTCGAACTGCGCCCGGCACGCTGCAACGCGACGACGCCCGCAGCGCTGCGACGCGAGATAGCCGCCCTGAAAAAAGAGGGCTTCAACACGCTTTGGCCCGACACTCCGCAGCCCTGGTGGTTTTACGATATCTGCGACCGTACCGGCATGTACGTGATAGACCAGGCCAACATCAACACCTCCTACGAGACGGGGAACCGGCGCATCGGAGGATGCCTGAGCAACGACCCGGCATGGCTGCCCGAATACATGGAGCGGACGCAGGCGATGTTCCGCCGCTCCCACACCCATCCGTGCATCGTCGCATGGTCGCTCGGCGGGCAGAGCGGCAACGGATTCAACCTCTACCGCACCTATCTGTGGCTGCGAACCGCCGACCCGAACCGGCCGATACTGTACGACGGAGCCGGCGGAGAATGGAACAACGACCTGCCCCTCACCCGCTGA
- a CDS encoding Rossmann-like and DUF2520 domain-containing protein: MEITIIGSGNVAAALAGAVAGQDSLHLKQLCARNPLRGRELADRYGAEYIARPEETAEADLYLIAVSDSAVEEVSARLRTPPGATVAHTSGGLGIDSLRCVAADRAVCYPLQTFSAGRSIDFRTVPLFIEYTTDRAGRTVRDFAEALSDCVREADSARRGRLHAAAVFACNFSNHLYAIAGRLLEKEGLDFGILGPLVLETAAKAVATDNPAAVQTGPAVRGDTVTMRRHEAILARENDERYNKIYKLLSESIWETSKRT, from the coding sequence ATGGAGATAACGATAATAGGGAGCGGTAATGTGGCGGCAGCCCTCGCCGGAGCCGTCGCCGGACAGGACAGCCTGCACCTGAAACAACTATGCGCACGCAACCCTCTCCGCGGCCGGGAGCTCGCCGACCGGTACGGAGCCGAATACATTGCCCGACCGGAGGAGACGGCAGAGGCCGACCTCTACCTGATAGCCGTCAGCGATTCGGCGGTGGAAGAGGTTTCCGCACGGCTGCGCACGCCTCCCGGCGCCACGGTAGCCCATACCTCCGGAGGGCTCGGCATCGATTCGCTGCGGTGCGTCGCCGCCGACCGGGCCGTATGCTATCCGCTGCAAACCTTTTCGGCGGGACGCAGCATCGATTTCCGCACCGTCCCCCTCTTCATCGAATACACCACCGACCGGGCCGGCCGCACCGTCCGGGACTTCGCGGAGGCGCTCTCCGACTGTGTCCGCGAAGCCGACAGCGCCCGACGTGGCAGACTCCACGCAGCGGCAGTCTTCGCATGTAACTTTTCCAACCACCTTTACGCTATCGCGGGCAGGCTGCTGGAGAAGGAGGGACTCGATTTCGGCATACTGGGGCCGCTGGTACTCGAAACGGCAGCCAAAGCCGTAGCGACGGACAATCCCGCGGCCGTACAGACCGGTCCCGCGGTCCGCGGCGACACCGTCACCATGCGCCGCCACGAGGCCATCCTCGCACGCGAAAACGACGAACGATACAACAAGATATACAAATTACTGAGCGAAAGCATATGGGAAACTTCAAAGAGGACATAG
- a CDS encoding DUF4954 family protein: MEDYRKLTADERGRLQAQGCTAEDWDSIEVTTDFTPDTVRGCGFRGTVRIGTGVRLRNVGRLSGCDIGAGATVEDTSAVEATGRSSFGSGIPAAAVNEAGGREIPLFTGLTSQLAYIIAMYRHRPATVERLLGMAEREFTLPAAASLCTVGPGTRISSCGILRNVAIGPDAVVEGASFLSNGTVASHPGQRTYIGPGVKMRDFIVCGNSIIDNGTVAERCFFGNATRASALTATDSLFFAGSHCDNGEACSVLAGPYTISHHKSTLLIAGMFSFFNAGSGTNQSNHLLKSGPVHQGIHQRGCKYGSDAYMMLPALDGAFTTVIGRHKSHPDTECFPFSLLIEQEGYSWLLPGSNLATAGAARDLAKWPQRDRRDRYAGDLINFEECNPYIAERITAAIAACEELLGRETGDVCTYRRLRIRTGMLRRGLRLYRLAQEKYLGAMLAAGKAPDADGTGRWADAGGMYIPLRVMEGILDRIDSEELASTAEVCGALKKAHERYGEYAAGWAFHRLEELLGHRPTAVDIEAAIEAGTAAAAKLAAMAADDMRSEQEASMAIGYGIDAPDDEGRMADFRAVRGIR; this comes from the coding sequence ATGGAAGATTACAGGAAACTGACCGCCGATGAGCGCGGCAGACTGCAGGCACAGGGCTGCACGGCAGAGGATTGGGATTCGATAGAGGTAACGACGGACTTCACGCCCGACACGGTACGCGGCTGCGGTTTCCGCGGAACGGTTCGCATCGGCACGGGCGTCCGTCTGCGCAACGTCGGGCGCCTGTCGGGATGCGACATCGGCGCAGGCGCTACGGTGGAAGACACTTCGGCGGTGGAGGCCACGGGGCGCAGCAGCTTCGGCAGCGGCATTCCCGCAGCGGCGGTGAACGAAGCCGGCGGCCGGGAGATTCCGCTCTTCACGGGGCTCACTTCGCAACTCGCCTACATCATCGCCATGTACCGCCACCGGCCGGCCACCGTCGAGCGGCTGCTCGGCATGGCGGAACGGGAGTTCACTCTCCCCGCGGCAGCGTCGCTCTGCACGGTAGGGCCCGGCACCCGTATCTCCTCGTGCGGCATACTGCGAAACGTAGCCATCGGGCCGGATGCCGTCGTGGAAGGGGCATCGTTCCTCAGCAACGGGACGGTCGCCTCCCATCCGGGGCAACGGACCTACATAGGCCCCGGCGTGAAGATGCGCGACTTCATCGTGTGCGGCAACAGCATCATCGACAACGGGACGGTCGCCGAGCGCTGTTTCTTCGGGAATGCCACCCGTGCCTCGGCCCTCACGGCGACCGATTCGCTCTTCTTCGCCGGAAGCCACTGCGACAACGGCGAAGCATGCAGCGTACTGGCCGGCCCCTACACCATATCGCACCACAAATCGACGCTTCTCATAGCGGGCATGTTCTCCTTCTTCAATGCCGGGAGCGGAACGAACCAGAGCAACCACCTGCTCAAGTCGGGCCCCGTCCACCAGGGCATCCACCAGCGGGGCTGCAAATACGGGAGCGACGCCTACATGATGCTCCCGGCGCTCGACGGCGCCTTCACCACGGTGATAGGACGCCACAAATCGCATCCCGACACGGAATGTTTCCCCTTTTCGCTGCTCATCGAGCAGGAGGGATACTCCTGGCTGCTGCCCGGCAGCAACCTCGCCACCGCCGGCGCGGCCCGCGACCTGGCCAAATGGCCGCAGCGCGACCGGCGCGACCGGTATGCGGGCGACCTCATCAACTTCGAGGAGTGCAACCCCTACATCGCCGAACGCATCACCGCCGCCATCGCCGCCTGCGAAGAACTGCTCGGCAGGGAGACGGGCGACGTCTGCACCTACCGCAGGCTCCGCATCCGGACGGGCATGCTCCGCCGGGGACTGCGACTCTACCGCCTCGCCCAGGAGAAGTACCTCGGTGCGATGCTGGCTGCCGGGAAAGCGCCTGATGCAGACGGAACCGGCCGATGGGCCGATGCAGGAGGCATGTACATCCCGCTGCGGGTAATGGAAGGCATTCTCGACCGCATCGACTCCGAAGAACTTGCCTCGACGGCGGAGGTGTGCGGCGCGCTGAAGAAGGCCCACGAACGGTACGGTGAATACGCCGCAGGGTGGGCGTTCCACCGATTGGAGGAGCTGCTCGGTCACCGTCCGACAGCCGTTGACATCGAAGCCGCCATCGAAGCGGGTACGGCCGCAGCAGCAAAACTCGCCGCCATGGCGGCAGACGACATGCGCTCCGAACAGGAGGCCTCCATGGCCATAGGATACGGCATCGACGCGCCGGATGACGAGGGACGCATGGCGGATTTCCGGGCAGTGCGGGGAATCCGATGA